In one Drosophila pseudoobscura strain MV-25-SWS-2005 chromosome X, UCI_Dpse_MV25, whole genome shotgun sequence genomic region, the following are encoded:
- the ac gene encoding achaete-scute complex protein T5, translating into MALDSDNSSQDMFGYDQYDHFEQEIGGASVVRRNARERNRVKQVNNGFSQLRQHIPVAVIADLSNGRRGIGPGANKKLSKVSTLRMAVEYIRRLQKVIDENDHKRTDQQQHHHHHHVQQQHMLFQQQNLQLQQQQQQQQQHLYALQQQLQLSSPTGSVSSCNSSNSSSSYYNAASATATATANLVQPTAVTTKLESSYEDYRNNSCSSGTEDEDILDYISLWQDDL; encoded by the coding sequence ATGGCACTGGACAGCGACAACTCAAGCCAAGACATGTTCGGCTATGATCAGTACGATCATTTCGAGCAGGAGATCGGCGGCGCCTCGGTGGTGCGTCGCAATGCCCGGGAGCGCAACCGGGTCAAGCAGGTCAACAACGGCTTCAGCCAGCTCCGGCAGCACATTCCCGTGGCTGTGATCGCCGATCTGAGCAACGGTCGGCGCGGCATTGGTCCGGGGGCCAACAAGAAGCTGAGCAAGGTCAGCACTCTGCGCATGGCCGTCGAGTACATACGTCGGCTGCAAAAGGTCATCGATGAGAACGATCACAAGCGGACtgatcaacagcagcaccatcatcatcaccatgtgcagcagcaacatatGCTCTTCCAGCAACAGAacttgcagttgcagcagcaacagcaacagcaacagcagcacttGTACGCTCTCCAACAGCAACTTCAGCTCAGCTCTCCCACCGGCAGCGTCAGCtcctgcaacagcagcaacagcagttcCTCCTATTACAATGCAGCATCggcgacagcaacagccacagccaattTGGTGCAGCCAACGGCAGTCACAACGAAGCTGGAGTCTAGCTACGAGGACTACCGCAACAATTCCTGCAGCTCTGGGACCGAGGACGAGGACATCCTCGACTACATCTCGCTCTGGCAGGATGATCTTTAA
- the y gene encoding protein yellow — MHVQDKGGIGALTALSLLLVAVTMVTPTQAAYKLQERYSWNQLDFAFPNARLKEQAMASGDYIPQNALPVGVEHFGNRLFVTVPRWRDGIPATLTYINMDHSVTGSPELIPYPDWRANTAGDCANSITTAYRIKVDECGRLWVLDTGTVGIGNTTTNPCPYAVNVFDLTTNTRIRRYELPAADTNPNTFIANIAVDIGKNCDDAYAYFADELGYGLISYSWELNKSWRFSAHSYFFPDPLRGDFNVAGINFQWGEEGIFGMSLTPIRSDGYRTLYFSPLASHRQFAVSTRILRDETRIEDSYHDFVALDERGPNAHTTSRVMSDDGVELFNLIDQNAVGCWHSSMPYSPQFHGIVDRDDVGLVFPADVKIDENKNVWVLSDRMPVFLLSDLDYSDINFRIYTAPLATLIENTVCDLRNNAYGPPNTVSIPKQVGPGPRPGLSAVGPPLYTNQYRPVLPQKPQTSWGPSPPSRSYLPSLGASPGGPGQVVSSVSVSTNSVGPAGIEVPKAYVFNQHNGLNYETSGPHLFPTLQPTQSQVGGGLKTYVNARQSGWWHHQHQG, encoded by the exons ATGCACGTCCAGGACAAAGGAGGAATAGGAGCTTTGACGGCGCTTTCGCTCCTACTGGTCGCCGTCAcaatggtgaccccgacgcAGGCCGCCTACAAGCTGCAGGAGCGCTACAGCTGGAACCAGCTGGACTTTGCCTTCCCGAACGCCAGGCTCAAGGAGCAGGCCATGGCCAGCGGCGACTATATTCCCCAGAACGCCCTGCCCGTCGGAGTCGAGCACTTTGGCAATCGCCTGTTTGTCACCGTTCCTCGCTGGCGAGATG GCATTCCGGCCACGCTGACCTACATCAACATGGACCACAGTGTGACGGGCTCCCCAGAACTGATTCCGTATCCGGACTGGCGGGCGAATACGGCCGGGGACTGCGCGAACAGCATCACCACCGCCTACCGCATCAAGGTGGACGAGTGCGGCCGTCTGTGGGTCCTGGACACGGGCACCGTGGGCATCggcaacaccaccaccaatCCCTGCCCGTATGCGGTAAACGTCTTCGATCTGACCACCAACACCCGCATCCGACGCTACGAGCTGCCCGCGGCGGACACCAATCCGAACACCTTCATAGCCAACATTGCCGTCGACATTGGCAAGAACTGTGACGATGCCTACGCCTACTTTGCGGACGAGCTGGGCTACGGCCTGATCTCGTACTCCTGGGAGCTGAACAAGTCGTGGCGCTTCTCGGCTCACTCTTACTTCTTCCCGGACCCCCTGCGCGGCGACTTCAACGTGGCAGGAATAAACTTCCAGTGGGGCGAGGAGGGCATTTTCGGCATGTCGCTGACTCCGATCCGCTCGGACGGCTACCGCACCCTCTACTTCAGTCCCCTGGCCAGTCATCGCCAGTTCGCCGTATCGACCCGGATCCTGCGGGACGAGACCCGCATCGAGGACAGCTACCACGACTTTGTGGCCTTGGACGAGCGCGGTCCCAATGCCCATACCACCTCCCGGGTGATGAGCGATGACGGCGTGGAGCTATTCAATCTGATCGACCAGAACGCCGTTGGCTGCTGGCACTCATCGATGCCCTACTCGCCACAGTTTCATGGCATTGTGGACCGTGACGATGTGGGCCTTGTCTTCCCCGCCGACGTGAAGATCGATGAGAACAAGAACGTGTGGGTGCTGTCTGACCGGATGCCAGTGTTCCTGCTCTCCGATCTGGACTACTCGGACATCAACTTCCGGATTTACACGGCCCCGCTGGCAACGCTCATCGAAAACACCGTCTGCGACCTGCGGAACAACGCCTACGGTCCCCCCAATACGGTCTCAATTCCGAAGCAGGTGGGTCCCGGCCCCCGTCCCGGTCTGTCCGCCGTCGGACCACCGCTCTACACCAACCAGTATCGCCCAGTCCTCCCCCAGAAGCCACAGACGAGCTGGGGCCCCTCGCCGCCCAGCCGCAGCTATCTGCCGTCCCTAGGCGCCAGTCCCGGCGGTCCTGGCCAGGTGGTGTCCAGCGTGAGTGTGTCGACGAACTCGGTCGGCCCGGCCGGCATCGAGGTGCCCAAGGCGTACGTGTTCAATCAGCACAACGGCCTCAACTACGAAACCAGCGGGCCCCATCTCTTCCCCACCCTCCAGCCGACACAGTCCCAGGTCGGCGGGGGTCTCAAGACCTACGTAAATGCCCGACAGTCGGGCTGGtggcaccaccagcaccagggCTAG